Part of the Drosophila santomea strain STO CAGO 1482 chromosome 2L, Prin_Dsan_1.1, whole genome shotgun sequence genome is shown below.
AGAGGAAGCGAAAGTAAGCTCCTCCTCATAAATGACTGTTCATCCATCATTAGAGCGTTTTGTATGAGGATGcccttattattattactaatGGCGTTTTACACTGCCCATTTAGCTATACACAAGGCACTATAATTAATATGAAATCCAACCATAACTCCTCAACTTTATGTTTCAAGTGCttcaaagaaaaataaactCTGTTTTTGCGAGccaaattgtattttaaatggaAGCTCATAATATGTAACTATTAGCCTCACTTAAAACACCGTGTTATTAAAAAGCAAGACCAATTGCAATTACACAGgcataataaaagcaaacacacTGTTCTTGAGTTAGCAAACGTAGCTATGAGCAATACAGCAGCTTGGTTTTTGTTTCtagattttttaattattgtgCAATCCCTACTCCCCGGTAAGTTCCACGTTTTTGGTGGTTTTAGGTTATATATTTTGGTTATACCCCAATTTCAGGGCAAAACTACTGTACCATGCCTGTGGCGTTAATAAAGTATCGAATGATGTGCTCACCTCTGCTCTCACTCTGGGTCCTTAGAAAAGGCAAATGTGTAGAGGCTTTGCATTGTGCGAAAGGATACTCAAAAAAAGAGTGCAACGACAACTGCCTTGGActgcaaaaaacaaagaagaaaCTCAAGTCGAGCCCCCCAACAAAACCCCAACTAAAAACGAAAGAAATTCCAAAACCCATAACCACATGTGCAACCACAGAGGTGGAATTAAAAACAACTACAGAGCAGTATGAGCCACCTAAAGGACAAATTGTGCCACCTACCAGAGAAACTAGAAGGCCTAAACGAACTCGAAGAACGAGACGGTTTACCATTAAAGAGATATGCTAAGAAAGACATTCAAAgaataaatcaaattgttATTTTCAGCACAAGAGAAAGACTAAAGGAAGGgtaaaacaaattgaaatccTCCTGATCcaaatttgtttaatgtatatttaatatcGACGAATAACCAAAAGACCTTTTGCGTTAAGCCCATAATTGGTTATTTCCCTTCATTGAAGAAGAGTCTCCTAATTGGGATTAATTATGAAGCGTTTTAGTGCGGAGCCCATAAGCTCTCCGAAATTAGcaacttatttaaataacaaaatccCTATCAGCTCGAGGACAGCCTTCAGTTTTACCCCCCAAAAACGTATTTTCACGTCCGGGGATATCGCCGTAAAAAAAGCGAAGGGCAAAGGCGAACAATATACGATATTTTCGCAAAGGAGAACAATACCGATGCAGGAACCGAAAAAACCGAAGGGAAAGCAATAATCATTAGGCCAACAAAGGCCTCTCCCCCTCCCTCGAGGGATTGAGGTTGGCCAGGCTGTCCTATCGGGTTGAGTGCGTTGTCAAGCGCTGACCAGGCtaaaaaagaaggaaaaaggAGAGGCAGGggcaaaatgccaaaataaacACTTGTCGCTGGTGAAATTCGGAACGGTGGTGGCTTAGGTGGCTTACGTTTTCCCAACCACAAAAGCGAAAATTTTCCAGCTCAGCACGCGTTTAGGCGCTGCTGTGTGCCTTTGGTCCCGGAGACCATTAGCCCGGTGAGTGGGAAATACACTTGGATATGAGAAACGGCAAAGGAAGGACCCACAGACTGATGGCAGACAGGATACAATCTTTTCACGGTCTTCGCCACGGACTGACTTGCCCCAACGCAGGGATACGTAATAAAATGTAGACAATTTTTACGACACTGTCCGAACAACACAAGTGGACATTCCGCTTTTATTTCTTCATTAAAAAGCAGTATTGATTGCCGACCAGGAGGTCGTGGAGGCGGAGCATCCGAGGAGTGCCTCCAAGGACCTTTTTACATCCATACTTTTATTATAGTTTGCCACACAAAAGGTCTTTGTCAGTGGCGTTATTATTGGCTTTCACGGGCTCCACCACTCTGTATTTGATTTATCCATTTTGAAAACCATATCTGTCGTTGCTTTTTCATCTTTTGTAGGCCAATGCAAACGGTATTTTCAGTTGAACTGTCGTTTTGTCTCCTGACTCAAGTGGTCATTTAAAGCAACACAATTTTGATTGAAGTGGACAACGGTTTCTGCATAAACCATGTCTTTGATGTCACGTAATTGATTACCCATGTCCTGCCAAATGACCGCTAATGTGGGATCCATTTTTTAACGCCGACAAACAACTCCCCGGTGGACCCTTTATTGCTCCCCTAGTGATGAATGGCCAAACTATAGATACTGGCCTAATTGGCCTGAGCCAAAGGCCTATAAAAGAGGCCGTGAAACAAATGCAGCTTGCAGTTATCGAGATGGCTGTAACAAACTTGCAGCTATGCAGTTTGCTAACAAAGTTTTCGGCTCTCAATGGACTAAACACCTACTATTTCGATCCTAACACGAATGGATTCAGGAGCTCCTGGAAGCTTCAGATATACTGCGTTATACATCATGGTCTCTGTGTGCTGGCTCTGGCACACATGTCCTATAGCACCGATAGTAATATGAGAGTGGGTGTGACTGTTCTTACGATTGGAGAAACCACGGCCTGCTGTGTGAAATCCTGCTGGGATAAGGCAAAAGTATTTCAGTGGGAGAGACAGCGGGACGCTTTTGAAGTACCGATACTACATGGAAATTACTTTTGTTTCGATAACCCTGCTGCGTATTCATCTGTTTCATCCGATCTACATGAGGAGACTGCTACCTTCGCAGTTCTACGTAAATGTGGGAGCGTATTGACTACTCTACAATATGCTTTTGGCAGCTGTGCTCGGCTTCTACTTTTTGCATTCAAAAGCTCATAAATGATCTAATGGCGCACATTTTAGCCATGTCGAGACAGAGAAGTCGCCGTACAAAGATGCTGCACTGCCTTAGACTCGACTCCAAGCTTCTACTGCTGTGTGACCAGTTCAACAACCAGCTTGGACACGTGTCCGTGTGGGTTTTGGCCTGCAAAGGTTGGTTCCAGATCACCTATGGCTACGAAATATACCAGATGGTGGCTGCTCCAAAGTCAATTGATTTAAGTATGGCCATGAGACTGTTTGTAATTTTCAGCTACATTCTGGATGCCATTAATCTATTTGTTGGAACAGACATTTCCGAATTGTTCAGTACTTTCAGGGCGGACTCTGCACGCATTTTAAGGAAGGCGAATCGCTTGGATCGACTGCTAAGTTGCTAGTCTTCTAAACTAAAAACACAAAGAATATGGTAACATCTACTAAAATCGACCCGAAGTCCTGTATTAATTTTTAAGCGGCACGGAAATTAAAATCTTTTACTGATAAAGCTGCTTTCAACTAAGCTCATTTCTGATTAGAGCTCTCTAAACTTCCCCTTTGAACTCCGATTGCAGCTCTCCATCTTCACCTTGAAGTTGGCTCTCCATCCCAAGAGGGTCGTCTTTCTCAACGTGTTTACTTTTGACCGAAAGCTGACTCTGacgcttttggccaagtcgACGTTGTACACAATATGCTGGCTGCAAAACGACTACAACAAACTCAAGGCGTAGACTCCATTCAAGGCATATCCTGCGCTCCCAAGAGTTTATTATCCCACGCACAAGAGTTCGTCTGGACTGCGAGTACAAAGCAAAAACCAAGGCACATGCACAACTTAAAGCAATACGAGTATAAAcatttacatacacatatgtatgttcaCAGCAAatatataatggaaaaatCAACGACAATGCATCCAAATCCAAAGCCACGAGCCTGAGGAACTGTGCACGATGACTATTGgtttgatgatgatgatgatgatgatgatgatgatgatgatgaggtgAATTGGTCAAGTTGCACAATGGCTTAGAAAATAAGTAAGGATGGATTAAGCTGTTCGAATTATAAATACCCATCGCAGTGctgaaatttaattgatttttctgTTGCCGTACACACAGTTATAaatttttggtaaatattAGAATGCAACTTAATTTAGCATGATCATGtgcctttttttatttcaaaagaAGGTGTACGTTGCGTATAAGAGTTAATTAACTTGGTAAGCACACATACGAATGTAAAATGttgttgtgcaaatatttccTTTAATTAAAGTATGAATGTTGTATTAGACTGCTTcctattattttatttacaaagtCTCTGTTTCGAGCTGTcgttgtttttgcctttttagTTCCACCGGAAGTTAGTGACCCATTCCAGGGTATTTTTCCCGACATCCTGTGACAACAAAGGACTCTGTTCCTTACTTTGTGCCCGTATATTGCTTTCATGTCATTGTGCATGTGTTGCCAAAGTGTGAGcgttttaatttgatttgtcaTGAATGAAAACCAACGGAAGGTGTGGTGAGAAAATTGTCGAGCAAAGAAAAGTGAGAATTGAGAACCGAATAGATGCTGAGGAGCGGGAAAATCAAAGGATAAACAAAACTTACATGTGGAAACCAATTAGGTAACTTGTAGTTACGAATGCTAGTTAAACGGCTGCAGTTGTGGTTATTATTGTTATCACTGTTgtcgttgctgctgccactgggCATTTGGTctaagttgctgttgctcatCTTGCAGAAGGATAAGCGCTCTCGCAGGATGGCTAATCGTGCTAGGAACTCTGGACACAGGCAAGGACACAGACAGATCACATAAATGCAATAGGAACACCGATAGACAGATCTACATAAAGCACAGCAAGGAAAGCTCCCAGAAAGGATTGTTGATGTGTTGCGGTTTGGTTACTTCTGGTTGACAGTTACCTGAAAGCGGTCTATGTGTTGTATATGGTTGGTTAATATAAATGGGTTGAATATGTTTATAGCACAGTCTACGGTTTACACGTTCAGTTACACATTACACACGAGAATTGACAGCAAATTCGAGTTggttttgccttttgcctCTTTTCGCACTTATTTAACTAGTTTAAAGCTTTTACCAAGTTTGTATCCCGTTCTGGTCATATGTACACTTAAATGTTAggctaaatataaatattcctaTTTAGAACCGTATAATCGATACTGTTTGGTCTCCGGTTTGTTTACAAGCACAAGTCTCACATTGATTTTCTTACAGGTTAGGGAATATGCGCGTTTTGGTCCGCTCAGTTGGATTAGGTATTTGTTTATTAGCTAGTTATAAGTTTATTTGGTCAGTTGCTGGtcgaaaatgtaaatatttaaagcttCTCTCCTTGGACTCCAGTTCCTATTTATTGTGTTATCCAAACGTGCTGAAAGAGAGATATAAACATGGAAGCTGCGGGTAGGAAAAACTATTGCTGCTCCGCATCGACTCAAGTGTGCTGGGAACGACGAAACATTTTTGAGCCAAACGAAATTATGGCCATAATATCTTGCAAATAATAAAGGGAAAGGAGTTTGAAGAGGAGAAAAGCAGAATAGCAGAAATGCAGCCAAGAAAGGACACCCGTCGAGAGAAGAGTCGGCCATTTGCTCAGTTCAAATGCGTGCCAGGCAGCAATTTTGCCATCTTTTGTGCCACTTAGCCCGGACCACTCGCCATTTGCCGTTTACCATTCACCATTTACtattttccattcccattctccATTGGCCACTTGTCCCCGCTTTGGCTGCAGCCACAATAATTTAATTCTGCAAACTCTGTGCCGATTTAATTCAACCATTCTATCAGCAATGTTTAATGCTCAAATATGGGGTAAGCGTATATAACccgtttaattaattaattttgacCAGAGACAAGCGCCTAATCTGCTGCAAACGACCGTTGTATAGAGCTGCCCACTGCCTAAATATAGAAGCATAGCCCAAACCGAAAATCAATATGTGCTACACTGAAAATTGTTCATACGCCAGGTGCGCGCTGGCGATGTTTAAGGTAACGAAATTTCTTCGATTATTAgttttgttgcagttgcaagtgACATAAACGCGACATCAAGTCACCTCGCACACACTTGCAACCCGAGACTCTGCTTTGTCCCCATTttggaaattgaatttatggccaacacacacacaacaacagctgctgcCTCGACAGTTTACACATTTGGTATATACGGCATGTAAGGCAAAGTTTTCTACTTCGTCCACTATCCCCCGACCAACCCGAGGAACCCGAAAAACCCCTTGCCAGCCAATGTACTTTCCCCATCAGCTCTGAACGAACAAGTTTATCTCGGGGCTTCTGCTCCTGGCTGATGTGGCTACGATTTTTCATGCCGAAAGTTCAAAGCAATTTTTAAAGATCAGAGTGCCAAGTGGAGACGCAGAGGACCAAAGGACCTAAGGACCAGTAGAAGCCGGCAAGGGACCAATGACCAATGTCGAAGCAGAAGCCACAGAgaaatcatttcatttcaatttattttcccatttccattgttTTCACTGGTAGTTACcactgtttttgttgttgcccctCAAATCGGAATTTGTTTTGCCGTGTTGGCATTTTCACACCGCAAAGCCACATGGGTGGGTAATTTTCCAACAGAACTCAGAAATTACACAACATTATTCTGGCGAATTACACGAATTTGTCTCTATGGATGTTTGTGCTGCTCTAAGTAATTACAGACTTGGATTTTACtttgaatattttctttttaagcTGGACAAGATATCAACACAAAGCAATCACCAATGAAGGGTCTCTAATTCGATTAAGTCAGTTTAAAAGTTTTGCAATCAAAGTAATCTACGAGCAAAACCATTTACAATTCATATGCATAAGAATTAACTAGGATAAAACaagttatttaatatttaaaaagtttacttGATTATGGTTTTAGGTATCTTTCTTTAGGAGTTTACTGTTTACCTACCGCATTTTGTTTACCTAACGACTAGAATGAGTTTTCCGCAAACAAATCCCTGGCTTAACTTAGCTTTTGACCCATAAATTGTGACACTATTTTCAGCGCTGCAAAAAGGTTGAGCTCATTAATAACAAGGGCTTCCGGCTCTTGACACAAAACCATGCCAGATAAAACACAGTACGAACTTAGCTTTGCTCTTTTCGAAGATATGGCTCTAATAATAccatattaaaatttatagtAGTTGACAGCAGCCTATACAGATTGTGAGATTTCTTgtataaaaatgatttggaTAAAGAGATATCAAAAAAAGTGCAGGGCAAAACGCGAGTTTGCACAAAATA
Proteins encoded:
- the LOC120458737 gene encoding uncharacterized protein LOC120458737 yields the protein MSNTAAWFLFLDFLIIVQSLLPGQNYCTMPVALIKYRMMCSPLLSLWVLRKGKCVEALHCAKGYSKKECNDNCLGLQKTKKKLKSSPPTKPQLKTKEIPKPITTCATTEVELKTTTEQYEPPKGQIVPPTRETRRPKRTRRTRRFTIKEIC
- the LOC120458734 gene encoding LOW QUALITY PROTEIN: uncharacterized protein LOC120458734 (The sequence of the model RefSeq protein was modified relative to this genomic sequence to represent the inferred CDS: inserted 4 bases in 2 codons; substituted 1 base at 1 genomic stop codon) translates to MWDPFFNADKQLPGGPFIAPLVMNGQTIDTGLIGLSQRPIKEAVKQMQLAVIEMAVTNLQLCSLLTKFSALNGLNTYYFDPNTNGFRSSWKLQIYCVIHHGLCVLALAHMSYSTDSNMRVGVTVLTIGETTACCVKSCWDKXQKYFSGRDSGTLLKYRYYMEITFVSITLLRIHLFHPIYMRRLLPSQFYVNVGAYXLLYNMLLAAVLGFYFLXIQKLINDLMAHILAMSRQRSRRTKMLHCLRLDSKLLLLCDQFNNQLGHVSVWVLACKGWFQITYGYEIYQMVAAPKSIDLSMAMRLFVIFSYILDAINLFVGTDISELFSTFRADSARILRKANRLDRLLSC